TGACTCAGGAGTGTGTCTGGAGTGTGTCTGGAGTGTGTCAGGGGTGAGTCTGGAGTGTGTCTGGAGTGTGTCTGGAGTGAGTCAGGAGTGAGTCAGGAGTGTGTCTGGAGTGTGTCTGGAGTGAGTCAGGAGTGTGTCAGGAGTGAGTCTGGAGTGTGTCTGGAGTGAGTCAGGAGTGTGTCAGGAGTGAGTCTGGAGTGTGTCTGGAGTGTGTCAGGAGTGACTCAGGAGTGTGTCTGGAGTGTGTCAGGAGTGAGTCtggagtgtgtcaggtgtgtCAGGGGTGTGCCAGGGGTGAGTCTGGAGTGTGTCTGGAGTGAGTCAGGAGTGAGTCTGGAGTGTGTCAGGAGTGACTCAGGAGTGTGTCTGGAGTGTGTCAGGAGTGAGTCTGGAGTGTGTCAGGAGTGAGTCTGGAGTGTGTCAGGAGTGACTCAGGAGTGTGTCTGGAGTGTGTCAGGGGTGTGCCAGGGGTGAGTCTGGAGTGTGTCTGGAGTGTGTCTGGAGTGAGTCAGGAGTGAGTCTGGAGTGTGTCAGGAGTGACTCAGGAGTGACTCAGGAGTGTGTCTGGAGTGTGTCAGGGGTGAGTCTGGAGTGTGTCTGGAGTGTGTCTGGAGTGAGTCAGGAGTGTGTCTGGAGTGTGTCAGGGGTGAGTCTGGAGTGTGTCTGGAGTGTGTCTGGAGTGTGTCTGGAGTGAGTCAGGAGTGAGTCAGGAGTGTGTCTGGAGTGTGTCTGGAGTGAGTCAGGAGTGTGTCAGGAGTGAGTCAGGAGTGAGTCTGGAGTGTGTCTGGAGTGTGTCAGGAGTGTGTCTGGAGTGTGTCAGGAGTGAGTCAGGAGTGTGTCAGGAGTGTGTCAGGAGTGTGTCAGGAGTGAGTCTGGAGTGTGTCAGGAGTGTGTCAGGAGTGTGTCTGGAGTGTGTCAGGAGTGAGTCAGGAGTGTGTCTGGAGTGAGTCTGGAGTGTGTCAGGGGTGAGTCTGGAGTGAGTCTGGAGTGTGTCTGGAGTGAGTCTGGAGTGTGTCTGGAGTGTGTCAGGAGTGAGTCTGGAGTGTGTCAGGGGTGTGCCAGGGGTGAGTCTGGAGTGAGTCTGGAGTGTGTCTGGAGTGAGTCAGGAGTGAGTCAGGAGTGTGTCTGGAGTGTGTCAGGAGTGTGTCAGGAGTGTGTCAGGAGTGTGTCAGGAGTGAGTCTGGAGTGAGTCTGGAGTGTGTCAGGAGTGACTCTGGAGTGAGTCTGGAGTGAGTCTGGAGTGTGTCAGGAGTGACTCAGGAGTGTGTCTGGAGTGTGTCAGGAGTGAGTCTGGAGTGTGTCAGGAGTGAGTCTGGAGTGTGTCAGGAGTGACTCAGGAGTGTGTCTGGAGTGTGTCAGGGGTGTGCCAGGGGTGAGTCTGGAGTGTGTCTGGAGTGAGTCAGGAGTGAGTCTGGAGTGTGTCAGGAGTGACTCAGGAGTGACTCAGGAGTGTGTCTGGAGTGTGTCAGGGGTGAGTCTGGAGTGTGTCTGGAGTGTGTCTGGAGTGAGTCAGGAGTGTGTCAGGAGTGTGTCAGGAGTGACTCAGGAGTGACTCAGGAGTGACTCAGGAGTGTGTCTGGAGTGTGTCAGGGGTGAGTCTGGAGTGTGTCTGGAGTGTGTCTGGAGTGTGTCTGGAGTGAGTCAGGAGTGAGTCAGGAGTGTGTCTGGAGTGAGTCTGGAGTGTGTCAGGAGTGTGTCAGGAGTGTGTCAGGAGTGTGTCTGGAGTGTGTCAGGAGTGAGTCAGGAGTGTGTCAGGAGTGTGTCAGGAGTGAGTCTGGAGTGTGTCAGGAGTGTGTCAGGAGTGTGTCAGGAGTGTGTCAGGAGTGAGTCTGGAGTGTGTCAGGAGTGTGTCAGGAGTGTGTCAGGAGTGTGTCTGGAGTGTGTCAGGAGTGTGTCAGGAGTGAGTCAGGAGTGTGTCAGGAGTGTGTCAGGAGTGAGTCTGGAGTGAGTCTGGAGTGTGTCAGGAGTGTGTCAGGAGTGAGTCTGGAGTGTGTCTGGAGTGTGTCAGGAGTGTGTCAGGAGTGAGTCTGGAGTGAGTCAGGAGTGAGTGATTGTGATTGTGTGTTTCAGACACGGCAGCTGAAGAGCAGCAGATGCTTTTGCTCTTGCGAGAGGAACATGAAGATCTGAGCAGGAGGATAGAGCAGCTGAACAGGAAGGTTTGGACGGTTCCTTCACTCATCCTTCAGGAATGGTGTCTGGAGAAAGTCACATGTTGATTTCATGTTTCAGCTGATCGAGGCGCTGGTTCCCGCCGATGATCTGGACGACAGGAGCGTCGTGCTGGAGGTGGCGGCAGGACGAACCACTGGAGGTTTGATCACGTTCTCATCAGATACGAGACGTTCACTGACGGCTGTGtgacacgtgtgtgtgtgttgatgtaGGAGACATCTGCCAGCAGTTCACGCGAGAGATCTTTGACATGTACCACGGCTTTGCCTCCTACAAAAACTGGGACTTTGAGCTCTGCAATTACACTCCGGCAGATTACGGTACGCCTCGCTTATCCATCGGCCCCGGGGTCCTCAGGACTAGAGAAACTCTGAATGAAAACATTAAAGTAATTATGTcaataaattaatgataataaatgattaaaaaatattagcTAGTTATTACTCCATTAAATAGGTAAAactagattaaaataaataaataaaagttttcattaatataaaaataaaagaattattacttagtaattaattttttaaaatagattaaatatatttaaaaagtattaatataataaaaaataaaaataatacatttattcatacaaaaaaatgttgttattgtattaaataaattaaattagattaaaagaaataaaaaattatttatacaaataaaataaaaaatattagttATTAATCCATTAAATCcattaaattagattaaaataaagaaataaaagttttgattaatacaaataaaataaaatattagttagttattaaattagattaaaataaaaaataactaaaaatgtaattaaaatgaaaatatattagttaatattagtaaaaaatatctttaatctcaaaatacattaattaattaattaattaaaatagcttaaattacagtaaaataaatgtttttattaatataaataaaataaaaatactaattattagtttattaagattaaagtaaataaataaaaatgacattaaaataaataagttttgattagattagattactataaataaaataaaatattggttATTAATCCTATTAAACAgattaaattagattaaaataaacaaataaaaataaaactcaataaataagcaaatatacagtacagtccaaaagtttggaaccaccaagatttttaatgtttttaaaagaagtttcgtctgctcaccaaggctacatttatttaattaaaaatacagtaaaaacagaaatattttgaaatattattacaatttaaaataactttattttataactaattataactaatttaaatatatttgacaaagtaatttattcctgtgatcaaagctgaattttcagcatcattactccagtcttcagtgtcacatgatccttcagaaatcattctaatatgctgatctgctgctcaagaaacatttaatgtgtacaattgtagaaaatatttgtgtacaatattttttttcaggattatttgatgaatagaaagttcagaagaacagtgtttatctgaaatctaatcttttgtaacattataaatgtcttttctgccacttttgatcgatttaatgcatccttgctgaataaaagtattcatttctttaatttcttttcaaaaaaataaaaattcttactgaccccaaacttttgaacggtagtgtataatgctacagaagctttgtatttcagataaatgctgttcttttgaactttctattcatcaaggaatcctgaaaaaaaaagtacacaactgttttcaacattgaaaataatcataaatgtttcttgagcagcagatcagcatattagaatgatttctgaaggatcatgtgacactgaagactggagtaatgatgctgaaaattcagctttgatcacaggaataaattactttgtcaaatatatttaaatagtacacagttattttaaattgtaataatatttcacaatattactgtttttactgtattttttattaaataaatgtagccttggtgagcagatgaaacttcttttaaaaacattaaaaatcttagtgtttccaaacttttggactgtactatatatataatacatttaacagtacattactaTAGTgagtagaaaaatatataatgtaactGTTTAGAAACTTTTAgattataatatacatttttcagtgtataaattgtttattaatataaataaataaaataaaaaataattagttGTTAATTGAagataataaataacattaaaataaataaataaaatgttaatataaataaataaaaatgaactaaCATTTAATGGTGCATTACTATAGTgagtagaattttttttaatgaaaaatttaGCATAATAGAAactaattgtgtgtgtgtgtgtcgtcaGGAGGGCTTCATCACGCCTCCGTCAGGATCTCAGGTGACTCAGTGTATCGCTGGCTGAGGTTCGAGGGCGGGACGCACCGAGTGCAGAGGATTCCTGAAGTGGGTCTGTCGTCACGCATGCAGCGCATCCACACGGGAACCATGACGGTCGTCGTGCTGCCGCAGCCGCGTGATGTCAGAGACGTCTTCTCTTTACTGCATTCTGCTCGTGTGTCTTCTGTTCTGAGTGACGTCTGTAACTCTGCAGGTCGACGTTCACATCGCGTCCAAAGACCTGCGGATCGACACGTTCAGGTCACGCGGCGCGGGCGGACAGAGCGTCAACACCACCGACAGCGCCGTACGGGTGGTTCACCTGCCCACAGGTGCGCCGGGTCACTCAAGATTCAGTGATGAGTGATGAATATATCTGACGACGTTCGATCACTGACTCAGGACTCAGTTTTGTCTCTCGTCTTCAGGAACCGTCGCCGAATGTCAGCAGTTTCGCTCTCAGCTGAAGAACCGCGATACGGCTCTGCGTGTGCTCCGCGCGCGGCTGTACCAGAGCATCATGGGACAGCAGAGAGAGCAGACGCACACCGCACGCAGACAACAGGCCAGTTCACCGATCAGATCGATCCACCATCAGACCATGACCTTGTGCTTCATCAAGAGAGtcagactgtaaaaaatattaattcaaagggaaaatttgattatttttctgactccattggcagatatttgtttgttttaagcacaaactcacttcattctgatgcatttttcagaaaacaagacttaacaTCAGGAAATGTATCTTGAttaaagaatgtttagatatttatgCTGGAAAACGAGACGACAGAACATGATTGTCTTGACATGAACACtttataatgactttattaacGCATTattacgtgtgtgtgtgtgtgtgtggttcaggtgGGCACTCGATGTCAGTCGGACAGAATACGCACTTATAACTTCAGCCAAGATCGAGTGACGGACCACAGGATTGGTCATGTGACGCGTGACATCAAGGTAACGTTCTGAATCCTGTCGATATTAACCATATAAAGCTACTGTATCTTATCTGATCTAAATGATGAAGATCTGATGAACCTGTCGATCTCCTCCAGTCCTTCTGATG
Above is a genomic segment from Chanodichthys erythropterus isolate Z2021 chromosome 21, ASM2448905v1, whole genome shotgun sequence containing:
- the mtrf1 gene encoding peptide chain release factor 1, mitochondrial, which produces MSAALRRILRRVSPLLQPVKICRSNSHKSDDFLKNEAVQRRIKRVMDEHETVTSRLESDQLTDTDRRTLNLRLAEVTRVMDTIERTRVSLRELEEIHTLIHNTAAEEQQMLLLLREEHEDLSRRIEQLNRKLIEALVPADDLDDRSVVLEVAAGRTTGGDICQQFTREIFDMYHGFASYKNWDFELCNYTPADYGGLHHASVRISGDSVYRWLRFEGGTHRVQRIPEVGLSSRMQRIHTGTMTVVVLPQPRDVDVHIASKDLRIDTFRSRGAGGQSVNTTDSAVRVVHLPTGTVAECQQFRSQLKNRDTALRVLRARLYQSIMGQQREQTHTARRQQVGTRCQSDRIRTYNFSQDRVTDHRIGHVTRDIKAFLRGGETLEDLLRLLQDRHHLLKLNNIS